Proteins encoded in a region of the Ignavibacteriales bacterium genome:
- a CDS encoding homogentisate 1,2-dioxygenase, producing MAYYIKLGKVPAKRHITFFKDDGKSLYREELFSTKGFAGIYSNKYHLYMPPQVESISEVDLLKDKIWTDAPLQYYHFMTGKKKTSGNFLTARQEFLKNNNCVISTANPTEDTDLFFRNSYAHEIVLVHNGKGEMLSEYGKLEFDNWDYIVIPKGTTYQLKFDDYNDVKLMIIESDTPFDIPKHFRNEYGQLTEDAPYYERDFKPPVYREPMDKVGQFNLILKVRNKYFEYHLPHHPFDVIGWDGFLYPYTFNLKDYAPKVGKIHLPPPVHLMFTTQNFVICNFVPRLYDFHPQAIPAPYYHSNVDSDEVLYYVHGDFMSRTGVQEGSITLHPMGIPHGPQPGRTEASIGKRETEEYAVMIDTFSPLFLTTNVKETMVGDYSQSWLEK from the coding sequence GTGGCTTATTATATAAAATTAGGAAAAGTACCTGCTAAAAGACATATAACGTTTTTTAAGGATGACGGTAAATCACTTTATCGTGAAGAACTATTTAGCACAAAAGGTTTTGCCGGCATTTATTCAAATAAATATCATCTTTATATGCCGCCTCAGGTCGAAAGCATTAGCGAAGTTGATTTATTAAAGGACAAAATCTGGACTGATGCTCCGCTTCAATACTATCATTTTATGACAGGAAAGAAAAAAACATCGGGTAACTTTTTAACAGCCCGTCAAGAATTTCTGAAAAATAACAATTGTGTTATCTCAACAGCGAATCCAACTGAAGACACAGATTTGTTTTTTCGAAATAGTTATGCACACGAAATTGTTTTGGTGCATAATGGGAAAGGTGAAATGCTTTCTGAGTATGGTAAATTAGAATTTGATAATTGGGATTATATTGTAATTCCTAAAGGCACAACTTATCAATTGAAATTTGATGATTATAATGATGTTAAATTGATGATTATTGAATCTGACACTCCCTTTGATATTCCTAAACATTTTAGAAATGAGTATGGACAACTAACTGAGGACGCTCCATATTATGAGCGTGATTTTAAACCTCCCGTTTACCGCGAACCAATGGATAAAGTTGGGCAATTCAATTTGATCTTAAAAGTTAGGAATAAATATTTTGAGTATCATTTACCTCATCATCCATTTGATGTAATTGGTTGGGATGGATTCCTTTATCCTTATACGTTTAATCTCAAAGATTATGCGCCGAAAGTTGGGAAAATACATTTACCACCACCCGTGCACCTAATGTTTACGACTCAAAATTTTGTTATTTGTAATTTCGTTCCGCGTCTTTATGATTTCCATCCGCAGGCAATTCCTGCTCCATACTATCATTCAAATGTTGATAGCGATGAGGTATTATATTATGTACACGGAGATTTTATGTCACGGACGGGAGTTCAAGAAGGATCAATTACACTGCATCCAATGGGTATTCCACACGGACCGCAGCCGGGAAGAACGGAGGCTTCGATTGGGAAAAGGGAGACAGAGGAATATGCAGTAATGATCGACACTTTTTCACCCTTGTTCCTGACAACAAATGTAAAAGAAACAATGGTAGGGGATTATTCACAATCATGGCTCGAAAAATAA
- a CDS encoding tetratricopeptide repeat protein, protein MKYFVLTIIISVLILSCGKTTDKEYLDNGAAQLDQKKISEAITSFQNLIDEYPESVLAPEAMLKIAQVYQNKLDTTLTGGASLKKAVDTFKMIFTKYPKSPQAPSSLFILHLFLLMILKILTKPLKLIIYF, encoded by the coding sequence ATGAAATACTTTGTCTTAACCATTATCATCAGCGTTTTAATATTATCCTGCGGTAAAACCACCGATAAGGAATATCTCGATAACGGTGCTGCACAACTTGATCAAAAAAAAATTTCTGAAGCGATTACTTCTTTTCAAAATTTAATTGATGAATATCCTGAAAGTGTATTGGCACCGGAGGCAATGCTAAAAATCGCTCAGGTTTACCAAAACAAATTGGATACAACTTTAACAGGCGGAGCATCTCTCAAAAAAGCTGTTGATACTTTCAAGATGATTTTTACGAAATATCCTAAGAGCCCGCAGGCACCTTCCTCATTATTCATATTGCATTTATTCTTGCTAATGATCTTAAAAATTTTAACGAAGCCACTGAAACTTATAATTTATTTCTAA
- a CDS encoding T9SS type A sorting domain-containing protein — translation MFTFDFSASPIIVSTTGSYWIEIFNNSTASSNFFWETGNLDVTHGIAGSAFAFETPGITWNPLGDDMSILISGDDAVPVELVSFVATSQGTFVNLNWVTASEINNQGFSIERSSGAEFEVVGYIAGFGTTTESKYYSFNDREVTSGTYTYRLKQIDFDGTFKYSNTVEVEILAPAEFNLSQNYPNPFNPATTIDFSLAADSKVSLKIFDVIGQELAQLVNGQLTAGQHTVNFDASSLNSGVYFYKIEANGVDGTSYSSVKKMILTK, via the coding sequence GTGTTCACATTCGACTTCAGTGCCTCTCCGATTATTGTCTCTACTACAGGATCGTATTGGATAGAAATCTTCAACAATAGCACGGCTTCAAGTAACTTCTTCTGGGAGACAGGAAATCTTGATGTTACACATGGTATAGCAGGCAGTGCTTTTGCTTTTGAAACACCGGGTATAACATGGAATCCGTTAGGTGACGATATGTCCATTCTAATCAGCGGTGATGATGCCGTTCCTGTTGAGCTTGTTAGTTTTGTAGCGACAAGTCAAGGTACGTTTGTCAACTTGAATTGGGTTACAGCTTCTGAAATCAACAACCAGGGATTTTCAATAGAGAGAAGCTCCGGTGCTGAATTTGAAGTAGTTGGATATATTGCAGGATTCGGAACAACAACAGAAAGTAAGTATTATAGTTTCAATGATAGAGAAGTAACTTCTGGAACATATACCTATCGTTTGAAACAGATTGATTTTGATGGAACATTCAAATACTCAAATACTGTTGAAGTTGAGATTCTTGCTCCTGCAGAATTTAATTTATCACAGAACTATCCAAATCCATTTAACCCTGCAACAACAATAGACTTCAGCTTAGCAGCAGATTCAAAAGTAAGCTTGAAAATATTTGATGTGATAGGACAGGAATTAGCACAATTAGTAAACGGACAGTTGACCGCAGGTCAGCATACTGTAAACTTTGATGCAAGCAGCCTGAACAGTGGAGTTTACTTCTACAAGATAGAAGCAAATGGAGTAGATGGAACAAGCTATAGTTCAGTAAAGAAAATGATATTGACTAAATAA
- a CDS encoding fumarylacetoacetate hydrolase family protein, with translation MKFVSYQNDSEERLGIFFNQKIFDLKDCALQLGIKIPSKMKKFLKKFDENILLARKVEAEIKSEKIQKFFSEQEIKILAPVPKPTSCRDGYAFRQHVATARRNRGVEMIPEFDQFPIFYFTNHNAIIGPGDVHLEEDHLKGLDFELEAAIVIGKEGKNISSQDADSFIAGYMIMNDFSARVLQMDEMKLNLGPAKGKDFATAIGPWLVTPDELEPQKIKTEFGNKYALEMKAWHNGTQISSGNMKDMDWTFAEIIERASYGVTLYPGDVIGSGTCGTGCYLELNGTHALEAKAKGENFIPVWFKEGDTVEIEISGLGRLVNKFVKSPNSYSILAKKKV, from the coding sequence ATGAAGTTCGTTTCTTATCAGAATGACTCAGAAGAAAGATTGGGAATATTTTTCAATCAAAAAATTTTTGATCTTAAAGATTGCGCATTGCAACTTGGAATCAAAATTCCTTCTAAAATGAAAAAATTTTTGAAAAAATTCGACGAGAATATATTATTAGCTAGAAAAGTTGAAGCGGAGATTAAATCTGAAAAAATTCAGAAATTTTTCAGCGAGCAGGAAATAAAAATTCTGGCTCCGGTACCAAAGCCGACGTCTTGCAGAGATGGATATGCATTCCGACAACATGTAGCTACTGCTCGAAGAAATCGTGGAGTCGAAATGATTCCGGAGTTCGATCAGTTCCCGATTTTTTATTTTACAAACCATAATGCAATCATTGGCCCTGGCGATGTACACCTAGAGGAAGATCATCTAAAAGGATTAGATTTTGAGTTAGAAGCCGCCATTGTAATTGGAAAAGAAGGCAAAAATATTTCATCACAGGATGCAGATTCATTCATTGCAGGCTACATGATAATGAATGATTTTTCTGCACGTGTTCTTCAAATGGATGAGATGAAACTGAATCTTGGTCCGGCAAAGGGAAAAGATTTTGCAACTGCTATTGGTCCGTGGCTTGTTACTCCCGATGAACTTGAACCGCAAAAAATTAAAACAGAATTTGGAAATAAATACGCACTTGAAATGAAAGCCTGGCATAACGGAACGCAAATTTCAAGCGGCAATATGAAAGACATGGATTGGACATTTGCTGAAATAATCGAACGGGCGTCATACGGAGTTACCTTATATCCGGGCGATGTTATTGGTTCAGGAACTTGTGGAACCGGTTGTTATTTAGAATTAAATGGAACGCACGCACTTGAAGCAAAAGCCAAAGGAGAAAATTTTATTCCAGTTTGGTTTAAAGAAGGGGATACTGTTGAGATAGAAATATCCGGCTTGGGTAGACTTGTGAATAAATTTGTTAAATCTCCAAATTCGTATTCAATTCTTGCAAAGAAAAAAGTTTAG
- the hppD gene encoding 4-hydroxyphenylpyruvate dioxygenase, which translates to MNQLGLIGYDFIEFYVGSAKMWAYWHAKAMGMTITAYLGPETGNKEKVSYYLEKNDLRFVFTSAVKPTAYEISSFVEKHGDGVKRWSLKVNDVKDTYKKALSNGAIPIRNPKQFEDEFGHLEEAAIKLYDDAEIVFINRDNYKGLFKPGFGKPIQNIEIRNEETGLMSVDHIVGNVRTNEMNLWANYINKSLNFETFIEFGEGDISTQYSALLSKVVRSREGAPIKNPINEPFEGLKKSQIEEYIDEYFGSGIQHIAIATENIIATIKALRENGVEFLTTPPDTYYKMLKEKGWEVTEDMNELKKYGILCDLEGKGYLLQLFTKPIGDRPTFFYEIIQRRKGAEGFGQGNFQSLFESIERDQQLRGNFDRE; encoded by the coding sequence ATGAATCAGTTAGGTCTAATCGGTTACGACTTTATTGAGTTTTATGTTGGTTCAGCAAAAATGTGGGCTTACTGGCATGCAAAAGCGATGGGCATGACAATTACAGCTTATCTCGGACCAGAAACTGGTAACAAGGAGAAAGTATCTTACTATCTCGAAAAAAATGATTTACGTTTTGTCTTCACTTCAGCAGTAAAACCGACTGCTTATGAAATATCTTCATTTGTTGAAAAACATGGTGACGGTGTTAAGCGATGGTCTTTGAAAGTTAATGATGTAAAAGATACTTATAAAAAAGCTCTCTCAAATGGAGCAATTCCGATCAGAAATCCAAAACAGTTTGAAGACGAATTCGGTCATTTAGAAGAAGCTGCAATTAAACTTTATGACGATGCAGAAATTGTATTTATAAATAGAGATAACTACAAAGGTTTATTCAAGCCGGGATTTGGAAAACCAATACAAAATATTGAAATTAGAAATGAAGAAACAGGATTAATGTCAGTTGATCATATTGTTGGAAATGTTCGAACAAATGAAATGAACTTATGGGCAAATTATATTAATAAAAGCTTGAACTTTGAGACATTTATTGAGTTCGGTGAAGGAGATATTTCTACACAATATTCTGCACTACTTTCAAAAGTGGTAAGGTCGCGAGAGGGTGCTCCGATAAAAAATCCTATCAATGAACCTTTTGAAGGATTAAAAAAATCTCAAATAGAAGAGTATATTGATGAATACTTTGGCTCTGGAATTCAGCATATTGCTATTGCAACTGAAAATATCATTGCCACAATCAAAGCGTTGAGAGAAAATGGAGTAGAATTTCTTACTACACCTCCCGATACTTATTATAAAATGCTAAAAGAAAAAGGCTGGGAAGTTACGGAGGATATGAACGAGTTAAAGAAATATGGAATACTTTGCGATCTGGAAGGCAAAGGATACTTGCTCCAACTTTTTACAAAACCAATTGGTGATAGACCAACATTTTTCTATGAAATTATACAAAGAAGAAAAGGTGCTGAAGGATTTGGTCAAGGAAATTTCCAATCACTGTTCGAATCAATTGAAAGAGATCAACAGCTTCGCGGTAACTTTGATCGTGAGTAA
- a CDS encoding T9SS type A sorting domain-containing protein: protein MIVTPTNITFSNNNLFYSTNSNLIIFKIGSQYEYNWNEWILGGYEALSRNEDPIFENNEQPYMITSGSPAIDLGETLPNEFAFDFLGKTRPFNDLFDAGVYEYYDVQKKMILSSMEHELSEFELFNNFPNPFNPSTTINFSLADSKVSLKIFDVIGQEVAQLVNGQLAAGQHNVNFDARSLNSGVYFYKIEANGVDGTSYVQ from the coding sequence ATGATAGTAACCCCCACAAACATTACTTTCTCCAATAATAATTTGTTTTATTCTACAAACAGCAATTTAATAATATTTAAAATTGGTAGTCAGTATGAATATAATTGGAATGAATGGATACTTGGTGGATATGAGGCACTTTCTAGAAATGAAGATCCTATATTTGAGAATAACGAGCAACCCTACATGATTACGTCGGGTTCACCAGCAATAGATTTAGGTGAAACTCTGCCAAATGAATTTGCATTTGATTTTCTTGGGAAGACAAGACCTTTCAATGATTTATTTGATGCAGGCGTTTATGAATACTATGATGTTCAAAAAAAAATGATTTTAAGTTCAATGGAGCACGAATTATCCGAATTCGAACTTTTCAATAATTTTCCAAATCCATTTAACCCTTCAACAACAATAAACTTCAGCTTAGCAGATTCAAAAGTAAGCTTGAAGATATTTGATGTGATAGGACAGGAAGTAGCACAATTAGTAAACGGACAGTTGGCAGCAGGTCAGCATAATGTAAACTTTGATGCAAGAAGCCTGAACAGCGGAGTTTACTTCTACAAGATAGAAGCAAACGGAGTAGATGGAACAAGCTATGTTCAGTAA
- a CDS encoding T9SS type A sorting domain-containing protein: MQLSRNYPNPFNPSTTINFSLADSKVSLKIFDVIGQEVAQLVNGQLAAGQHNVNFDARSLNSGVYFYKIEANGVDGTSYSSVKKMILTK, translated from the coding sequence ATCCAGTTATCACGGAACTATCCAAATCCATTTAACCCTTCAACAACAATTAATTTCAGCTTGGCAGATTCAAAAGTAAGCTTGAAAATATTTGATGTTATAGGACAGGAAGTAGCACAATTAGTAAACGGACAGTTGGCAGCAGGTCAGCATAACGTAAACTTTGATGCAAGAAGCCTGAACAGTGGAGTTTACTTCTACAAGATAGAAGCAAATGGAGTAGATGGAACAAGCTACAGTTCAGTAAAGAAAATGATATTGACTAAATAA
- a CDS encoding T9SS type A sorting domain-containing protein — protein sequence MSNIYRSLFVILLVVFLVPNLLAQDKAQDNNSFIGTNKADLTTQQPKLSDGLFAVLYDNGPLVNSPGTGVGGADESVLQSVTLGMTTLGFGHQIINTNSMADDFVATEDWTIDEIIFYAYQTFSGTTSTINDYRVQIWDGDPSVGGSSVIWGDLTTNVLSSTAWAGIYRVSETTTGTNSDRPIMESHVTVGATFSAGTYWIEWQCGGTSASGPWAPPITITGLTTTGNGYQNLAGVWGPANDGGTLTQQGFPFVIMGSVVPVELTSFTAKANNNEVVLNWSTATETNNQGFDIERKSNGQFEKVGYVAGFGTTTEVKAYTFTDKTVGSGNYTYRLKQVDFNGTFEYSPEVEVEVSAPKVYQLSQNYPNPFNPATTINFSLATDSKVSLKIFDVIGQELAQLVNGQLAAGQHNVNFDASSLNSGVYFYKIEANGVDGTSYSSVKKMILTK from the coding sequence ATGTCTAATATCTACCGTTCTTTGTTCGTCATATTATTAGTAGTATTCCTTGTGCCAAATTTGCTCGCTCAGGACAAGGCACAGGATAACAATTCATTCATAGGCACTAATAAAGCAGATCTTACAACACAACAACCGAAATTGAGTGACGGTTTATTTGCAGTGCTTTATGATAATGGACCTCTTGTAAATAGTCCTGGCACTGGTGTTGGTGGCGCAGACGAGAGTGTTTTACAAAGCGTTACGCTTGGAATGACTACGCTCGGCTTTGGCCATCAGATAATTAACACAAATTCAATGGCTGATGATTTCGTGGCAACGGAAGATTGGACTATTGACGAAATAATTTTTTATGCTTATCAAACATTTTCCGGCACAACTTCAACCATAAATGATTACCGAGTTCAGATTTGGGATGGTGATCCCTCAGTTGGTGGAAGTAGTGTTATTTGGGGTGATTTGACTACTAATGTTCTTAGCAGCACTGCTTGGGCTGGAATTTACAGAGTAAGTGAAACCACAACCGGTACAAACAGTGATAGACCAATTATGGAAAGTCATGTAACTGTTGGGGCAACTTTTTCTGCAGGAACTTATTGGATCGAATGGCAATGTGGCGGCACTTCTGCTTCCGGTCCTTGGGCGCCTCCTATTACGATTACAGGATTGACTACTACGGGTAACGGTTATCAAAATTTAGCGGGTGTCTGGGGTCCAGCAAATGATGGCGGCACCTTAACTCAGCAAGGATTTCCTTTCGTAATTATGGGTTCAGTAGTGCCAGTTGAATTAACTTCGTTCACAGCAAAGGCAAATAACAATGAAGTAGTATTGAACTGGTCAACAGCAACCGAAACAAATAATCAGGGCTTTGACATAGAAAGAAAAAGCAATGGTCAATTTGAAAAAGTTGGTTACGTAGCCGGTTTCGGTACAACTACAGAAGTTAAAGCATACACATTTACTGATAAAACAGTTGGAAGCGGAAACTATACTTATAGACTGAAACAAGTTGACTTCAATGGTACATTTGAATACAGTCCTGAAGTTGAAGTAGAAGTAAGCGCACCAAAAGTATATCAGTTATCACAGAACTATCCAAACCCATTTAACCCTGCAACAACAATTAATTTCAGCTTAGCAACAGATTCAAAAGTAAGCTTGAAAATATTTGATGTGATAGGACAGGAATTAGCACAATTGGTAAACGGACAGTTGGCAGCAGGTCAGCATAACGTAAACTTTGATGCAAGCAGCCTGAACAGTGGAGTTTACTTCTACAAGATAGAAGCAAACGGAGTAGATGGAACAAGCTACAGTTCAGTAAAGAAAATGATATTGACTAAATAA
- a CDS encoding flavin reductase family protein produces MLHFEPKELTVPKLHQILLGGIAPRPIALVSTISESGINNLTPFSFYNVFGANPPIIAFSPSRRGRDGSLKDSYNNLVTTKECVVHAVTFSMVEQISLASTEYAPEIDEFIKSGLTPIDSDLVKPKRVKESPFQMECILKDMMSYGSGGASANIAICEVIKIHCAEDIFKDGIIQPQLIDLVSRMSADYYCRANGDSIFIVEKPNQKKGIGYDNLPDIIKFSGTYSANNLGRFANIESIPTEKDVLNFVNEMKLKSIPEFEISEEAFQRSQQTNQYEKMFKLALYYLESNHPKKKLLIELTAKCALEKGDSIFAWKAALTPSYIK; encoded by the coding sequence ATGCTGCATTTTGAACCGAAGGAATTAACAGTTCCGAAACTTCATCAGATTTTACTGGGAGGAATTGCTCCACGTCCAATCGCATTGGTCTCGACTATTTCTGAAAGCGGGATTAATAATTTAACTCCTTTTTCTTTCTATAATGTATTCGGAGCCAACCCGCCGATTATTGCCTTTTCACCATCAAGACGTGGAAGGGATGGATCTTTAAAAGATTCTTATAATAATTTAGTAACTACTAAAGAGTGTGTAGTACACGCTGTAACATTTTCGATGGTGGAGCAAATTAGTTTGGCTTCCACAGAATATGCTCCTGAGATTGATGAATTTATTAAGTCTGGTTTAACTCCTATTGATTCTGATTTAGTAAAACCTAAGCGTGTTAAAGAATCACCTTTTCAGATGGAATGTATATTAAAAGATATGATGAGCTACGGCAGCGGCGGTGCTTCTGCTAACATTGCAATTTGCGAAGTGATAAAAATTCATTGTGCGGAGGATATCTTTAAGGATGGAATTATCCAACCCCAACTAATTGATTTAGTCTCCCGAATGTCCGCTGATTATTATTGTCGTGCTAATGGTGATTCAATCTTTATAGTTGAAAAACCTAATCAAAAAAAAGGGATTGGATATGATAATTTACCAGATATAATAAAATTTTCCGGTACCTACTCCGCAAACAACCTGGGAAGATTTGCAAATATTGAATCAATACCAACTGAAAAAGATGTATTAAATTTTGTGAACGAAATGAAACTTAAATCAATTCCTGAATTTGAAATCTCTGAAGAAGCTTTTCAGCGTTCTCAGCAGACTAATCAATACGAAAAAATGTTCAAACTCGCTTTGTACTATCTAGAATCAAATCACCCGAAAAAAAAATTATTGATCGAACTCACAGCAAAGTGTGCTTTGGAGAAAGGGGATTCTATTTTTGCATGGAAAGCTGCACTTACCCCATCCTACATAAAATAA
- a CDS encoding VCBS repeat-containing protein, with amino-acid sequence MGIGDYDNNGFFDIYVSNDPTGNHLLKNNGDETFTDVTTQLGVAVNQVCWGANFFDFDNDSDMDLYVSVSVGSPNNNNVLFENQGDGTFSQVTGIGFDENYESYGNAIGDFDNNGYCDVAVFNTNGNMNLYQSSGGTNNWVKIILNGISTNKDGVGSKIEYYLGSDRYVRYIHCGISFASQSSSSQILGIGNASSIDSIIIYWTSSLVDKFYDVAPNQILLIEEGETIVPVELTSFTAQANNNEVVLNWSTATEINNSGFEIEKRQVFSPQSSIGNMNWNVVGFVPGFGTTTELKSYSFTDDDIAEANYQYRLKQIDFDGSYEYSNIVEVSIINADNFELEQNYPNPFNPATTISFNLENDSQVSLIIFDVLGQQVSHLINRELEAGRHSINFDASSLISGVYFYKLRVKNQSGTFLKL; translated from the coding sequence GTGGGTATTGGTGATTACGATAATAATGGATTTTTTGATATTTATGTTTCCAATGATCCAACGGGCAATCATCTATTAAAAAACAATGGTGATGAAACTTTTACAGATGTTACAACTCAACTTGGAGTGGCGGTGAATCAGGTTTGCTGGGGCGCAAACTTTTTTGATTTTGATAACGACAGTGATATGGATTTATACGTATCTGTCTCAGTTGGAAGCCCAAACAATAATAATGTTTTATTTGAAAATCAAGGCGATGGAACTTTTAGTCAGGTAACCGGAATTGGTTTCGATGAAAATTATGAAAGTTACGGAAACGCAATCGGTGATTTTGATAACAATGGTTATTGCGATGTTGCTGTGTTCAACACGAATGGTAATATGAATTTATATCAAAGCAGCGGTGGAACAAATAACTGGGTAAAAATTATTTTGAATGGAATTTCCACAAACAAAGACGGGGTGGGAAGTAAAATTGAATATTATCTCGGCAGCGATAGATACGTTCGATATATTCACTGCGGTATAAGCTTTGCATCTCAATCAAGCTCCTCACAAATTTTAGGTATTGGAAATGCCTCTTCGATAGATTCCATTATTATTTATTGGACGAGCAGTTTGGTTGATAAATTTTATGATGTTGCTCCAAATCAAATTCTTTTAATTGAAGAAGGCGAAACAATTGTCCCCGTAGAACTGACTTCGTTCACAGCACAAGCAAATAATAATGAAGTAGTTTTGAACTGGTCAACAGCAACTGAGATAAACAACAGTGGTTTTGAAATTGAAAAAAGACAAGTCTTCAGTCCACAGTCTTCGATTGGCAATATGAATTGGAATGTAGTTGGATTTGTTCCAGGATTTGGAACTACAACCGAACTAAAAAGTTATTCATTCACCGATGATGATATTGCGGAAGCAAATTACCAATACAGATTGAAGCAAATTGATTTTGACGGAAGCTATGAATATTCTAACATAGTCGAGGTTTCAATTATAAATGCAGATAATTTTGAACTAGAACAGAACTACCCGAATCCATTTAACCCGGCTACCACAATAAGTTTTAATTTAGAAAATGACTCGCAGGTAAGTTTAATTATATTTGATGTATTGGGGCAGCAAGTATCGCATCTGATTAACAGAGAATTAGAAGCGGGAAGACATTCAATAAATTTTGATGCAAGCAGCTTAATAAGTGGAGTATATTTTTATAAGTTAAGAGTGAAAAATCAATCTGGTACTTTTTTGAAGCTGTAA
- a CDS encoding endonuclease III — translation MQIKILQKKISEVNNALINYYGLPGRNSKLPKPIDMLIATILSQNTNDKNSHRAWLNLKTKYKSWHLLLNVSTKQLQNEIRVAGLANQKAMAIKGVIKKNYIEEGRVSLNQIKNMSNTEALTYLTNFEGVGVKTASCVLLFSLNRNVCPVDTHVHRISNRIGLVETNTPDKTFAQLNENFPLGIAHSFHTNLIKLGREFCKPTNPACKECPIENQCGFNGKNFQNKKFRVNNFMLLDNVK, via the coding sequence ATGCAAATTAAGATTCTTCAGAAAAAAATATCAGAAGTTAATAATGCTCTTATCAATTATTACGGACTTCCAGGAAGAAATTCAAAACTGCCCAAACCAATTGATATGTTGATTGCCACGATCCTCTCCCAAAACACTAATGATAAAAATTCACATCGAGCCTGGCTGAATCTTAAAACAAAGTATAAATCCTGGCACTTACTATTAAACGTATCCACTAAACAACTACAGAATGAAATCCGTGTTGCAGGACTTGCAAATCAAAAAGCCATGGCGATAAAAGGAGTAATAAAAAAAAATTATATTGAAGAAGGAAGAGTGTCATTAAATCAAATAAAAAATATGTCGAACACAGAAGCACTAACATATTTAACAAATTTTGAAGGTGTTGGAGTTAAGACTGCATCCTGCGTTCTTTTATTTTCATTAAATAGAAATGTGTGTCCGGTTGATACTCACGTTCATAGAATTTCAAATAGAATCGGATTGGTAGAAACAAATACACCGGATAAAACATTTGCTCAATTAAATGAAAACTTCCCTTTAGGGATAGCTCACAGTTTTCATACCAATTTAATAAAACTTGGCAGAGAATTTTGCAAACCGACAAATCCCGCTTGTAAAGAATGCCCGATTGAAAATCAGTGTGGATTTAATGGAAAAAACTTTCAGAACAAGAAATTCAGGGTAAATAATTTTATGTTGCTGGACAATGTTAAATGA
- a CDS encoding VCBS repeat-containing protein, with translation MKKLILALALITVSNSISQVTFQDVALSMGLFHPFQGADGGISFCDFNKDGKDDISFNNSNGGAVFLFRNDFTNFTNVQPSSGISDTLRSTLTLWVDYDNDGDRDLFVGRYFANNLLYRNDGNFNFTDVTLSSGLSPDSMTTSAACWGDYNNDGWLDLYVTNYSEYQPNYLYKNNGDGTFADVTIQANVQDTLGGTSFFKTPLAVAFFDFNNDGYTDIFTANDHQTGNSLFKNLGDGTFADITETSGTGTKGSFMGWVLVITIIMDFLIFMFPMIQRAIIY, from the coding sequence ATGAAGAAATTGATTCTGGCTCTTGCGTTAATTACTGTTTCAAATAGCATCTCTCAAGTGACATTTCAGGATGTTGCTTTAAGTATGGGATTATTTCACCCGTTTCAAGGAGCGGATGGAGGAATAAGTTTTTGTGATTTTAACAAAGACGGCAAAGATGATATTTCTTTTAACAACAGTAATGGCGGAGCTGTTTTTCTATTTAGAAATGACTTTACGAACTTCACCAATGTTCAACCCTCCTCTGGAATCTCAGATACTCTCCGTTCAACTCTAACACTATGGGTTGATTATGATAACGATGGCGACCGCGATTTATTTGTGGGCAGATACTTTGCTAATAATTTACTTTATCGCAACGATGGAAATTTTAATTTTACAGATGTTACATTATCTTCAGGACTATCTCCTGATTCAATGACCACTTCCGCAGCTTGCTGGGGCGATTATAATAATGATGGTTGGCTCGATCTTTATGTGACTAACTACAGTGAATATCAACCTAATTATCTTTATAAAAATAATGGCGATGGAACTTTTGCAGATGTTACGATTCAGGCGAATGTTCAAGACACACTTGGCGGCACTTCATTTTTTAAAACTCCTCTTGCAGTAGCTTTCTTCGACTTTAATAATGACGGTTACACCGATATTTTTACAGCTAACGATCATCAAACCGGCAATTCACTTTTTAAGAATCTTGGTGACGGAACCTTTGCAGATATTACTGAGACCTCCGGAACAGGAACGAAAGGCTCGTTCATGGGGTGGGTATTGGTGATTACGATAATAATGGATTTTTTGATATTTATGTTTCCAATGATCCAACGGGCAATCATCTATTAA